A genomic region of candidate division TA06 bacterium contains the following coding sequences:
- a CDS encoding sigma-54-dependent Fis family transcriptional regulator — translation MPMEKCILAVDDESEVLDLLKSAFHTRDIEVITARDGEDGLNCYLKHRPDIVIADLIMPRMDGAELLESILEYDPSTAVIILTGHGTIDTAVEAMKKGAYYYITKPFDMSEVFLLVDRVMESRKIQEEHVFLQSQMEQLYGVQNIIGDSPPLRDVFEQIRSVSQTDSTVLIAGESGTGKELVATAIHYSSMRRNKPFVKVSCAALPEGIIESELFGHEKGAFTSAYSRRTGRFELANGGTLFLDEIGDLPISTQVKLLRVLESREFERVGGSRTMKVDVRLISASNQDLEVAVKERRFREDLLYRLNVIVIRIPPLRERSEDIRSLARYFLEKYSREMNKPIRRISKKVLNILNSYHWPGNVRELENAIERAVVFCRREVLTDENLSLKLRATASGLPVSLDLPSYSIAGAERILLEKAVRETDWNLKRAAEVLGISRGTLYSKLRKYGMERQTKRIPNRQ, via the coding sequence ATGCCAATGGAGAAGTGTATCCTGGCCGTCGACGATGAATCAGAGGTATTGGACCTCCTCAAGTCGGCCTTCCACACAAGAGACATAGAGGTCATTACGGCCCGTGATGGCGAAGACGGGTTGAATTGTTACCTGAAACACAGACCCGATATCGTGATCGCGGACCTGATCATGCCCAGGATGGATGGAGCTGAGCTGCTGGAAAGTATCTTGGAATACGATCCTTCAACGGCAGTCATCATTTTGACTGGCCACGGCACCATTGACACTGCGGTGGAAGCGATGAAAAAAGGCGCATACTACTATATCACCAAGCCATTCGACATGAGTGAGGTTTTTCTCCTGGTAGATAGGGTAATGGAGTCCCGAAAGATCCAGGAAGAGCATGTTTTCTTGCAGTCTCAGATGGAGCAACTATACGGAGTTCAGAACATTATTGGGGATAGTCCTCCACTTCGGGATGTGTTTGAGCAGATAAGAAGCGTCTCTCAGACTGATTCCACTGTCCTCATTGCCGGTGAGAGTGGCACAGGCAAAGAACTGGTGGCTACTGCTATTCACTATTCGAGTATGCGGAGAAACAAGCCATTCGTTAAGGTTAGTTGCGCTGCGCTTCCAGAAGGCATCATTGAAAGCGAACTCTTTGGGCATGAGAAAGGGGCTTTCACATCGGCATACAGCAGACGAACCGGCAGATTCGAATTGGCGAATGGTGGAACACTATTTCTGGACGAGATAGGCGACCTGCCAATCTCCACTCAGGTCAAATTGCTCAGAGTCTTGGAATCAAGAGAATTCGAGAGAGTAGGCGGGAGTCGGACTATGAAGGTCGATGTGAGATTAATCTCAGCCAGCAACCAGGACCTTGAGGTCGCAGTTAAGGAGAGAAGGTTTCGAGAAGACCTTCTGTACAGACTGAATGTGATTGTCATAAGGATTCCACCCTTGAGAGAAAGGTCGGAAGATATACGCAGTCTGGCCCGGTACTTTCTGGAGAAATACTCCCGGGAGATGAACAAACCAATAAGAAGGATCTCGAAGAAAGTGCTGAACATATTGAATTCCTATCATTGGCCGGGGAATGTGAGAGAGCTGGAGAATGCGATTGAGAGGGCGGTGGTCTTTTGCAGGAGGGAGGTACTCACGGATGAAAATCTTTCGCTGAAATTAAGAGCAACTGCCTCCGGACTGCCGGTCTCCTTGGATTTACCTTCATATTCAATTGCCGGGGCCGAAAGAATTCTGCTGGAGAAGGCAGTGCGGGAGACGGATTGGAATTTGAAGCGGGCGGCAGAAGTGCTCGGGATCAGCAGGGGAACTCTTTACAGCAAACTGAGAAAATATGGGATGGAACGGCAGACGAAACGGATCCCGAACCGGCAATAA
- a CDS encoding response regulator, giving the protein MVKEVTAPTLSTVEGMFLAILMADQNQGTAMVQKPRIVPEERRLTILLFRWLIVLTSLLLVIYGSGGVRYASAGCLLAIFFLVSNLALGFVPRKLFSQRRFLASIFALDVALVSLVVHVGGATATDLYLLYFFVMFMALPASSVPVSGMAALSASIVYTLITYWTSGTAGITQASFLIKIPFFFLLAIFGGIISRQAAELNWHKQKNRRLSEELRRQLEKARTSKQKLYDDLLTLYDNNESILNSIDSGVLVMDLDGTVTAFNHGAEKITGLRRDNILSGKAKTNETLQAFIGVMERTCDEPIKRQQIEICTPSGERKTIGISTYPLIHGKRNAVGVIAVFADLTEMKRLKEKVKRTESLALLGEMAACVARGVRRPLSAILDFSDVIYSSTKEEDERKNYAAMILKEANRIDRTVQEILTFSNDTKPQREQVDTNHLLTEVVDSMKAKAQEVEANIIWEPGSDTPAIAGDEDQLKKVFSNLILNSIMAVGSGGNVVVAADRNEEGVVIEITNEGPGIPQKGNGRVLCNFLSTGNTQAGMGLAIALKIVEDHGGTIGLEGEPGKGAKFTVHLPAIKAKSRGKRATAPATPEREAVVLVADDDPFIRDFYKEVLETVGHKVLLATNGAETIRTMLASHVDLLVLDIKMPLYDGIEVMQHMAKINPRVPIIVASGYADLKDDYVIRNSNVIAYLSKPINILEFKTKIQEALRNTSTKREKVKA; this is encoded by the coding sequence ATGGTGAAAGAAGTTACCGCACCGACACTTTCCACGGTTGAGGGCATGTTTCTTGCTATCTTAATGGCCGACCAGAACCAGGGGACTGCAATGGTACAAAAACCACGAATCGTTCCTGAGGAAAGACGGCTGACCATCCTGCTCTTCAGATGGCTTATCGTTCTGACTTCTCTGCTCTTGGTGATCTATGGCTCCGGTGGAGTCAGATATGCAAGCGCTGGCTGTCTCCTGGCCATCTTCTTCCTCGTCTCCAATCTGGCACTTGGTTTCGTACCCAGAAAGCTCTTCAGTCAGAGGCGATTCCTGGCATCAATCTTTGCCCTGGACGTGGCTCTTGTATCTCTGGTCGTACATGTCGGAGGCGCAACTGCCACAGACCTCTATCTCTTATATTTCTTCGTGATGTTCATGGCCCTTCCTGCAAGTTCCGTACCTGTTTCAGGAATGGCCGCTCTTTCTGCCAGCATTGTGTACACACTAATTACCTATTGGACATCAGGTACTGCTGGCATCACTCAGGCAAGCTTCCTAATAAAGATCCCGTTCTTCTTTCTCCTTGCTATATTCGGCGGCATCATATCTCGCCAGGCAGCAGAGCTGAACTGGCATAAGCAGAAGAATAGAAGGCTGAGCGAAGAACTGAGAAGACAATTGGAAAAAGCAAGAACCTCAAAACAGAAACTCTACGATGACCTGCTCACGCTCTATGACAACAATGAAAGCATACTCAACAGTATTGATTCCGGTGTGCTGGTCATGGATTTGGATGGCACTGTCACAGCATTCAATCACGGTGCCGAAAAGATTACAGGACTGAGGCGCGATAATATACTCTCCGGAAAAGCCAAGACAAACGAGACCCTTCAAGCGTTCATCGGTGTCATGGAAAGGACCTGTGATGAACCGATAAAACGGCAGCAAATTGAGATATGCACCCCTTCTGGGGAAAGAAAAACGATCGGCATATCAACCTATCCCCTGATACACGGAAAAAGAAACGCGGTTGGTGTTATTGCCGTTTTCGCGGACCTGACCGAGATGAAAAGACTCAAGGAAAAAGTGAAGAGAACTGAAAGCCTGGCCTTGCTCGGCGAAATGGCAGCATGTGTCGCCCGCGGGGTAAGAAGACCGCTCAGCGCCATTCTGGACTTCTCGGATGTGATATATTCGAGCACGAAAGAAGAGGATGAACGAAAAAACTACGCAGCCATGATCTTGAAAGAGGCCAACCGTATCGATAGAACCGTTCAGGAGATACTTACGTTCTCAAACGATACCAAGCCTCAGAGGGAACAAGTAGATACTAATCACCTCCTCACGGAAGTGGTTGATTCCATGAAGGCGAAGGCACAAGAGGTTGAAGCGAACATAATCTGGGAACCGGGAAGTGATACTCCGGCCATAGCTGGTGACGAGGATCAATTGAAGAAGGTGTTTTCCAACCTTATTCTCAACTCCATCATGGCCGTAGGAAGTGGTGGAAACGTAGTGGTGGCCGCGGACAGAAACGAAGAGGGGGTTGTGATAGAAATAACGAATGAGGGCCCAGGCATCCCCCAAAAAGGCAACGGAAGAGTTCTGTGTAATTTTCTCTCCACAGGCAACACCCAGGCAGGGATGGGCCTGGCGATAGCTCTCAAGATTGTGGAAGACCACGGCGGCACTATTGGACTGGAAGGCGAGCCGGGAAAAGGGGCAAAGTTCACCGTACACCTTCCCGCAATTAAGGCGAAGTCGCGGGGCAAACGCGCCACCGCGCCTGCTACTCCTGAGAGGGAGGCAGTTGTACTGGTGGCAGACGATGACCCTTTCATACGAGATTTCTACAAAGAGGTTCTGGAGACTGTCGGACACAAAGTTCTTCTGGCCACAAACGGCGCAGAAACTATTAGAACGATGCTGGCTTCACACGTTGACCTGCTCGTTCTGGACATAAAGATGCCTCTCTACGATGGAATTGAGGTTATGCAGCACATGGCGAAGATCAATCCTCGGGTGCCCATAATTGTGGCTAGTGGATACGCAGACCTGAAGGACGACTATGTCATAAGAAACTCAAATGTGATCGCATATCTGTCAAAACCGATAAACATCCTTGAGTTCAAGACGAAGATTCAAGAGGCGTTGAGAAACACTTCCACCAAGAGAGAAAAGGTTAAAGCCTAA
- the lexA gene encoding repressor LexA, protein MVKPTEKQASILSFISKYAQSTGYPPTIREIADEFGLASTKSVKTQLDALKKKGLLRRKGRGARAIEVIGIRRGNAKTVPVVGRIPAGLPSLAIEDVEREVLLDRSMVPAEGCFLLRVRGESMVEESILDGDYALVKPQPVAENGDTVVAMLDGEATLKRFYKEGDRIILKPANKNMKPIVIERGEVAEFKIVGKVVAVLRFFEGPNPAKVSRGD, encoded by the coding sequence ATGGTTAAGCCGACAGAAAAACAGGCCTCTATACTCAGTTTCATTTCCAAGTATGCCCAGTCCACTGGGTATCCACCAACAATAAGAGAAATAGCAGATGAGTTCGGCCTAGCCAGCACCAAGAGTGTCAAGACTCAGCTCGACGCGCTCAAGAAGAAGGGCTTGCTCAGAAGAAAAGGGAGGGGAGCGCGAGCAATAGAGGTGATTGGGATAAGACGGGGGAATGCAAAAACCGTTCCGGTAGTGGGCAGGATCCCTGCCGGGCTGCCGTCTCTAGCAATTGAAGATGTGGAGCGGGAAGTCTTGCTTGATAGGAGCATGGTTCCGGCAGAAGGATGCTTTCTCTTGCGGGTGAGGGGCGAGAGTATGGTGGAGGAATCAATACTGGATGGAGATTATGCTCTGGTCAAACCGCAACCGGTAGCTGAAAACGGAGATACGGTTGTGGCCATGCTCGACGGAGAAGCAACCTTGAAGAGGTTCTATAAAGAGGGCGACAGAATCATATTGAAGCCTGCAAACAAGAATATGAAACCAATAGTAATAGAAAGAGGGGAGGTGGCCGAGTTCAAAATAGTGGGCAAGGTGGTCGCAGTGTTGAGGTTCTTTGAAGGGCCGAATCCGGCCAAGGTATCAAGGGGCGATTAG
- a CDS encoding hybrid sensor histidine kinase/response regulator, with translation MGRLETFVPEDRRHRILIFRWFVVLTSMLFIAYGQKDLTLAKAGYLVPAFFFISNLAFSFAPRKLFDRVGFLAPIFGLDMAVLFLTILLAGGTRTDFYLLYFFVIFMALPTSSILVSATPALLASVVYALVTYRISGVTAVVETTFIVKVSFFFLLAISGSLISRQSKQLKSLEVETDKKGEEVSRRLEKARRSKEKLYDDLLMLHTYNENILNSIESGVLVMDLEGTITAFNRGAETITGLNRNDVLFKKANTIETLQGFINLIERTAEKPLKCQEIEIKTPSGEMRTIGASTYLLTHGKKDVLGIIAIFADLTTRKKLQEDLKKSERSALIGDIAGSVAQELISPATAIRSLCDLIIAEARDKATATKYATMISKEAERIDRTIQQILIFAENKKTERNPLDVNSVMEEVIDSMKNVAQLAQTTMAWQPGSDLPQISADKEQLQKAFSNIILSSIHAVGTGGKIEVITTKNKEGIVVEIRDEGPGIPKETEGRISDQFISTKNRESGLSLAVALKIVGDHDGTIRLGSDPGKGAKFTIHLPLVPLKNQAVDPREPDPTVPGKSLTVLVADGDAHMRDFYAEVLKTAGYNVLHAEDGKEAIRKLVGASIDLLVLEIRLPVLDGIQVIRHVSQISPDLPIIVCTDMKDDYVESNSSVVAYLTKPVNVMEFKTRVDEALTGRSRKEKILVKS, from the coding sequence ATGGGAAGACTCGAGACATTTGTCCCGGAAGATAGGCGGCACAGGATTCTCATTTTCCGGTGGTTTGTTGTCCTAACCTCCATGCTTTTCATTGCTTATGGTCAGAAGGACCTGACGCTTGCCAAGGCCGGCTACCTTGTTCCTGCATTTTTCTTCATCTCCAACCTCGCGTTTAGTTTCGCACCCAGAAAGCTCTTCGACCGTGTTGGATTCCTTGCGCCAATTTTTGGCCTGGACATGGCCGTGCTATTCCTGACCATACTTCTGGCTGGCGGTACACGTACAGACTTCTATCTTTTATACTTCTTCGTAATCTTCATGGCCCTCCCAACCAGTTCCATATTGGTCTCAGCAACGCCAGCTCTTCTTGCAAGCGTCGTTTACGCACTGGTCACATACAGGATATCAGGTGTGACAGCCGTCGTTGAGACAACCTTTATCGTGAAAGTTTCCTTCTTCTTTCTCCTTGCCATATCTGGCAGCCTCATATCTCGCCAGAGCAAACAGCTGAAGAGCCTGGAAGTGGAAACAGACAAGAAGGGTGAAGAAGTGAGTCGTAGATTGGAGAAAGCCAGAAGATCGAAGGAGAAGCTCTACGATGACCTGCTTATGCTCCACACATACAATGAAAACATATTGAACAGTATCGAATCTGGCGTACTGGTCATGGACCTTGAGGGCACTATTACAGCGTTCAACCGTGGTGCTGAGACGATCACTGGATTGAATCGCAATGATGTACTCTTTAAAAAGGCCAACACAATAGAGACTCTTCAAGGTTTCATTAATCTCATAGAAAGGACTGCCGAGAAACCGTTGAAGTGTCAGGAAATAGAGATAAAGACTCCTTCCGGCGAAATGAGGACGATTGGTGCTTCGACGTATCTCCTGACACATGGAAAGAAGGATGTCCTCGGTATCATCGCCATATTCGCAGACCTGACTACGAGAAAAAAACTCCAGGAAGATCTGAAGAAGTCCGAGAGGTCGGCTTTGATTGGCGACATAGCGGGATCTGTCGCTCAGGAATTGATAAGCCCGGCCACTGCCATTCGGAGCCTCTGTGATCTCATAATCGCGGAGGCGCGTGACAAAGCTACAGCGACAAAGTATGCGACCATGATATCAAAGGAGGCAGAGCGAATCGACAGGACTATCCAGCAGATACTCATATTCGCAGAAAACAAGAAGACGGAAAGGAATCCACTGGATGTCAATTCCGTGATGGAAGAGGTTATTGACTCTATGAAGAACGTTGCGCAACTCGCTCAGACGACTATGGCCTGGCAACCCGGGAGTGACCTCCCACAAATATCCGCCGATAAGGAGCAGTTGCAGAAGGCGTTCTCGAATATTATCCTTAGCTCCATCCACGCCGTAGGGACTGGTGGAAAGATAGAGGTCATCACGACCAAAAACAAAGAAGGAATCGTGGTAGAGATAAGAGATGAGGGCCCGGGCATCCCGAAGGAGACCGAAGGGAGAATCTCTGACCAATTCATCTCCACAAAAAACAGGGAGTCAGGGTTGAGCCTGGCAGTAGCCCTCAAGATAGTGGGAGATCACGACGGTACTATTAGGCTGGGAAGTGATCCAGGAAAAGGGGCGAAGTTCACAATACATCTCCCGCTCGTTCCGCTCAAGAACCAGGCCGTTGATCCGCGTGAACCTGACCCCACTGTCCCAGGAAAGAGCTTGACCGTATTGGTCGCAGACGGTGATGCCCACATGCGAGACTTTTACGCGGAGGTGCTGAAAACTGCTGGATACAACGTTCTGCACGCCGAAGATGGAAAAGAGGCCATCAGAAAGCTTGTTGGGGCCAGCATTGACTTGCTCGTCCTCGAGATAAGACTTCCTGTATTGGATGGAATCCAGGTCATAAGACACGTTAGCCAGATCAGTCCAGACCTGCCCATAATCGTTTGCACGGATATGAAGGATGATTACGTGGAAAGCAACTCAAGCGTCGTCGCGTATTTAACAAAGCCGGTAAACGTAATGGAATTCAAAACGCGGGTTGACGAAGCCCTCACAGGCAGGTCGCGCAAAGAAAAGATACTGGTAAAAAGCTAA